TTGTTTACAATAATATTGAGTctcatctttttttgtttttgtatatgAATTTGTGAAATTACTGTTATATTTATGTTTCTGCCTTGCCTTTATATATGTTACACATTTTAAGTTATAAACTCGTTCTATTTGTTGACTGAATTGCAGGTAACCTACAAACTTAAGAGGCTCGGCGTGTCAGGAGCTCGGTCATCTCTCTTTTCTAGATATTTTactgtttgtttaaatttgaactaaCGTATGTTTCATTTCGGACTATGGTTTGTAATCTCGGATTTTCATGTTGGTTTAATTGGTTAAACATTTTCTGTATGACGagttttaaaatacttaaagtTGGTTTTTCCCTTAAACGTTTTGATGTAGCCTCCAGACTTAATCTTAAACGTTTTGATGTAGCCTCCAGACTTAATCTTAATGTCTAAGCCAACTATGGAGTgttgcaattttaaataaaaatgaaaacatgtGCTTCTcattatatgtaattattctaaaatatctATAATTCTTCACAAAAATGTCAAACGCTTTTGATTCATTAGAGAAAAAGCATGGTTAGACTTCACAAAAAAGTCTTGAGAAAAgttttcaatattaatttactctttcatTTTTATCCCTTTTACGCCATTAACAATagtattgaaaagaaaatttataataaaaatattgatttaaaaaggAAATGGAATATAGTTATGTAAAATTACGATATGTTATAACTTaatgaacataaaataaaatagattagaAGGGTTTACAAGAAACAATCTATTGCAAGAGTTGGTTCGGCAAGCTTCAACAATTCCAAATCATTCTCGAATGGTGTTAAGTTCAAATCTAAGCACCAAACCTTATTAGCTTTCTTCACAAGGGGTGACATCAATGGCTCTTGGTGGTTTTCTTCACTCAAATTAGCCCTATGCCTTCTCATATGACCCCCTAATGCTTGCCCGATCGAGAATTCGAGTCCACATATCGAACACTCATGCATCTTAGGCTTTGCTGGTGGTTGATTCTCCAACACCCCACCATCTCTCTCCATCAATTTAGGCTTCTTATGGCTTGCTCTATGCCCTCCTAGAGCTTGAAACGACGTGAACTGCCGATTACATGTTTTACACTTGAAAACCCGACAAGTAAGGTTACTATCATTCGTGGTGGATTCATACATGTTTCTTCCTTGTGAAAGTAGAATCAAATAATTTGCCAAAGCGAAATTGTTCTCCTCTTCTCTATTGGAAAAGCTTCTCTTCatgcttttctttttggggATGAATATGGTGTGAAAATGGAAGTttgttatatttgattttttctttcaaaggaAGAAGAAGGGAAATGGGAATTTAGGGTACTGTGAGGTTTGGTATATTTATAGGTTGGTTAGGTAGGTTGGAAGTTTGACTTTTCAAGTTGACCTTCTTATAATGACGTTTTTGCCCTTGTTTTACTTGATTGATAAAGCAATGAAGTCATGGAGAATTTGGGAATTAAAAAATGGTCCGGCTTTGGGGGAGTTTGAGTGTGAAATCAGCTCGGCTCTTATACACGTCAGCATGACCGAGTGGCTGAGCCAAGACTCCTCAATGAGACTCCTCAATGAGTTTCGAGCGAGTTGAAAATCTTTGTTCGAAAATTAGAATCTTCAATCGTCTAGATGCTTTTGACTTTCTCAGCAAAACCTAGAGACTAGTCGTGCCAAAAGATCTCGCCACGTGGATTTATAGCCATGGAGTAATACGTGGTTGTTGATAATTCGTGACACGGTTTACTTATAGTAGGTTTGTTTCCATGTGAACTTATaatgtaaaggaaaaaaaaaacctctacaTGTTTTCACActtatttaagaaaattattttctttagcTTATTGTcttaaataatgattttgggTATCGGCcaaaaaattagttattttagATAGATAATAGGTATTTATGGGACTTCTTATATATGCTAAAAAAGTCTTTTACAAGTACAATCTCTTGTGATAGTTTGATGGTTAAGGGTGTTCATTACTTCAAGTGTGGTCTGGGTTTGAGTTGTGCTAATCACACATTTGTTGTTCGAGCTTTGCCCTATTATTGGAAATTTAAAAACTCATATTAaccttttttaataaaaaaattatacttgtAGATACCTTTATggagaaaggattgtatgaaactgtgattttAATGGGAGAAtgataaatcatatttttcctcttaatttttagcatttttagttggatttaaCGTTTTTCATGAGGAGAAAGCTAAAAATTAggaggaaaaatctgatttgcCATTCTTTTATTGGAAAGGGATAAGAATAGCGTAGAATTATAGTTTCATACAATCCATTCTCTATCTTTATGTAATATAgtcaagatttaattaatttttcatgtgATTTTGAGGGTGCATTAATctcttaaatttatcatatacattaaaaaattacttaccaaaaaaaatgaaaatcaatattcatgtttaaaattcatatttaaactttttaaaaattgtggAAGAAAAGGTTTAAATTAAGTCTTTAAGTcggaaatgaataaaatttgaaaatattatggaaaattattttcactaaaaatatttCGTAAAatcgaaaaattgaaaacaagggttttaaactttgaatttaattaatggattgactcaatttaaatttaattatacacaattttttcaataaattttgaaaataaaatttcttaccaTATAAATGTAATAACTTTTTTCACATTTACattatttgaaacaaattttaaatcttttaataaatggggtttttcaaattttaaaaaataggaaatgaaaaccatattttaaaaatttaaaatcaaataaaacttaatttttaaataaggttggaatttatatataatttccaCTAACTTCCTAGAGTCAAACATAAAGATAGGAATATTGATCCAATTTCGTTGCAAAAAAGCTAAACAAAGACTTAACTTCTTTATTCTTTGGTCATTGCTAATGGcaaaattactaattcaatttctcaagAAATTTCTTAGCCTAAAATTGTCGTGCAAAACAATGTACTTAACACACCTTTGGTTTTTAGTACTAGCGATGATGTCATCTTCAATTCGTGGGCATTATGATGTACCAACGGTTTTAGTGacaaaaatgtttt
This genomic stretch from Gossypium raimondii isolate GPD5lz chromosome 6, ASM2569854v1, whole genome shotgun sequence harbors:
- the LOC105772278 gene encoding zinc finger protein ZAT11, with the protein product MKRSFSNREEENNFALANYLILLSQGRNMYESTTNDSNLTCRVFKCKTCNRQFTSFQALGGHRASHKKPKLMERDGGVLENQPPAKPKMHECSICGLEFSIGQALGGHMRRHRANLSEENHQEPLMSPLVKKANKVWCLDLNLTPFENDLELLKLAEPTLAIDCFL